The genomic stretch CGGGCGCCGCGCGGATGGGCCGGCGGGCCCGCGCCGTCGCCGCCGGGCACGACCTGGGTGCCACGCTCGCCGCGTTCACCGGCCTCTACGACGCCTGCCTGCGCAGCCACTCCGCCGGCGACGCCCGGCCCGCGCCCCTGGCCGTGGCGTGACCGGGCCGGCGACGACGGTCGCCTCGCCACCCACTGCGCCGCCAGACGACCGGCTCGGCGCCGGGGTGCGGGCGCCGGCCGGGCTGCCGGTGGTGCACGGCGGCGTCGTCGTGGCCGCGCTGGCCGGGGCGGGCACCTGCGTGGTCGGCGGCGACGTGGTCGACGGGATGCTCAGCGACGCCGTGCACCGCCCGTCCGGCGGCGCGTGGCTCACCCTCTGCCTGGCCGGGCTGGGGCTGGTGGCCCTCGGCACCGCGGTCGCGGCCCGCCGGGCGCTGCCGCCCGGGTCGCCGCGCGCACTGGTCCTCGGGCTGCTCGCCCTGTGGGTCACCGGGCTGGCCGCCGTCGCCGTGTTCCCCACCGACCTCCCCGGGGTCGGCACGACGCCGGCCGGACGGGCGCACCAGGCGGCCGCCGCGATCGCCATGCTGGTGCCGGTGGCGCTCGGGCAGGTCGCGGCCGGGCTCGCGGAGCCGCGTACCGCCCGGGCGCTGCGGAGAGCCATGGCCGCCGTGCTCGGCACCGGCGCGGTCTTCCTGGCGATGCACCTGCCCGTGGTGCTCACCGGCGACACCGCGGTGGCGGGGGTCGGGCTGGTCGAGCGGGTCCTGCTGGTCGCCGTCGTGGGGACGGCGCTGCTGGCCGCCACCGCGCTGTCCGCCCCGGGCTCGCACGGGCGGCCGGCTGCTGCCGCGGCGGTCGAGGGAACACCGCGATGACCTGGCTGGCCGACCTGGTCGAGACCTCGCTGCTGTCGCCCTGGGTCTACCTCGCGGTGTTCGTGTTCACCGCCCTGGACTCCGTCCTGCCGCTGCTGCCCAGCGAGACGCTGGTCATCGGGGCCACCGTGTACGCGGTCACCACCGGCACGCCCCTGCTCTGGCTGGTGACCGTCGCGGCCGCGCTCGGCGCGGTCGTCGGCGACCACCTCGGCTACGGCCTGGGCCGGCTGGTGCTGCGACGACGGATGGCGGCCGACCCCGATCGGCTGCCCCGGGTCCGCCGGGCACTGGACGAACGGGGCGGCCAGCTGATCGTGACCGCGCGCTTCGTCCCCGGTGGCCGGACGGCGGTCACCACCGGCTGCGGAGCTCTCGGCTTCCCGCTGAGCCGGTTCACCCCCGCGACCGTGCTCGCGGCCGTGCTCTGGACCGCCCAGGGCGTGCTCATCGGGCTTCTCGGTGCCGCCACCTTCGCGCACGACCCGCTGATGGGCGTGCTCGTGGGGGTGGGCGTCGCACTGCTGATCACCGCCGTGGGCGAGCTGGTCCGCCTGGTCCGGCGGCGCCGGCGGGCCGCTCCGGCAGGCGCACCGGCGCCCCACGAGCCGCACCCGGCGCCCTCGATGTGACGAGCTCACCCGTCGGCAGCGGGAGCACTGTGCACCCACGGCCCACTCCAGGGGCGGAACGGGCCGTGGGTGCACGGTGCCCGGGCCCACCGGTGGCCGCGGGTGACCGGTCGCACGAAATGCCCGGCCCTCGAACGGGCGCTCTCGGTGTCATGACCGTCAGCAAGGCCGCCGTCACCACCGTCCCCCTGCACCCGCTGCTCGCGGAGCGCTGGAGCCCGCGCGGGTGGGACGCGGGGCACGAGCTCCTCGACGACCAGCTGACCGCGTTGCTCGAAGCCGCCCGGTGGGCACCGAGTGCGAACAACAGCCAACCGTGGCGGTTCGGGGTCGCCCGTCGCGGCACGGCCGCCTTCGCCGCCGTGCGGGAGGCCCTGGCGCGGGGCAACCAGCTGTGGGCGCACGCGGCGTCCGCGCTCGTCGTCGTGGCGGCCGAGACCGTCGGGCCGGACGGCGCGCCCCGGCCGTGGGCGGCCTACGACACCGGTCAGGCGGTCGCGCACCTGACCGTGCAGGCCCAGCACGAGGGCCTCGCCGTCCACCAGCTCGGCGGCTTCGACCGCGACCGGGTCAGCGCGTTGCTGGACCTGCCGGCCACCGTCGTGCCCCTCGTCGTGCTGACGGTGGGCCGTCGGGACTCCGCCGCCGAGCTGCCCGAGGTGCTGGCCGCTCGGGAACAGGCGCCTCGGGACCGGGTCCCGCTCGACGCCCTGCTGCTGCCGGTCCCCGCGGACCCCGCCGGGGAGGCCCTCGCCTGATCGCCGGCGGCGGGCGCCGGGTGCCCGGGCCCGCCGCCGTCCGATCAGTGCGACAGCTCGAACACCGTCGTGCTGTCGTAGGTCTCGCCCGGCTGCAGGACCGTGGAGAGGAAGCCCGGCTGGTTCGGCGAGTCCGGGAAGTGCTGGGTCTCCAGCGCCAGCCCGTCACCCTGCCGGTAGACCGTGCCACCCGTGCCCACCAGCGTGCCGTCGAGGAAGTTGCCCGAGTAGAACTGCAGCCCCGGTTCGGTGGTGGAGATGGTCAGCGTGCGGCCGCTCTCCGGGTCGCGCAGGACGGCGGCCGGCTCCAGCTCGTCCTCGGCGTCCGAGCCCTCCCGCGCGCCGTTCCCGTCCCTGTCCAGCGCCCAGTTGTGGTCGTAGCCCTGCCCGTACAGCAGCTGCTG from Modestobacter roseus encodes the following:
- a CDS encoding DUF998 domain-containing protein; amino-acid sequence: MTGPATTVASPPTAPPDDRLGAGVRAPAGLPVVHGGVVVAALAGAGTCVVGGDVVDGMLSDAVHRPSGGAWLTLCLAGLGLVALGTAVAARRALPPGSPRALVLGLLALWVTGLAAVAVFPTDLPGVGTTPAGRAHQAAAAIAMLVPVALGQVAAGLAEPRTARALRRAMAAVLGTGAVFLAMHLPVVLTGDTAVAGVGLVERVLLVAVVGTALLAATALSAPGSHGRPAAAAAVEGTPR
- a CDS encoding DedA family protein; this encodes MTWLADLVETSLLSPWVYLAVFVFTALDSVLPLLPSETLVIGATVYAVTTGTPLLWLVTVAAALGAVVGDHLGYGLGRLVLRRRMAADPDRLPRVRRALDERGGQLIVTARFVPGGRTAVTTGCGALGFPLSRFTPATVLAAVLWTAQGVLIGLLGAATFAHDPLMGVLVGVGVALLITAVGELVRLVRRRRRAAPAGAPAPHEPHPAPSM
- a CDS encoding nitroreductase family protein; this encodes MTVSKAAVTTVPLHPLLAERWSPRGWDAGHELLDDQLTALLEAARWAPSANNSQPWRFGVARRGTAAFAAVREALARGNQLWAHAASALVVVAAETVGPDGAPRPWAAYDTGQAVAHLTVQAQHEGLAVHQLGGFDRDRVSALLDLPATVVPLVVLTVGRRDSAAELPEVLAAREQAPRDRVPLDALLLPVPADPAGEALA